A genomic window from Pygocentrus nattereri isolate fPygNat1 chromosome 22, fPygNat1.pri, whole genome shotgun sequence includes:
- the smim18 gene encoding small integral membrane protein 18 isoform X1, which produces MLQSSQANQSIMSVSSSGAALVQQVYPFHDGWNIACFIILLLFILTVLSLATLAFLYELLDCGCFAKSKTAHDRRNQNDEVV; this is translated from the coding sequence agCATTATGAGTGTATCCAGCAGTGGAGCTGCGCTGGTGCAGCAGGTTTATCCATTCCATGATGGCTGGAACATCGCCTGCTTCATCATCCTCCTACTCTTCATCCTCACCGTCCTCTCCCTTGCCACGCTGGCTTTCCTCTACGAGCTGCTCGACTGTGGCTGCTTTGCAAAGTCCAAAACCGCCCATGACCGACGCAACCAGAACGATGAGGTTGTGTAG
- the smim18 gene encoding small integral membrane protein 18 isoform X2, giving the protein MSIMSVSSSGAALVQQVYPFHDGWNIACFIILLLFILTVLSLATLAFLYELLDCGCFAKSKTAHDRRNQNDEVV; this is encoded by the coding sequence agCATTATGAGTGTATCCAGCAGTGGAGCTGCGCTGGTGCAGCAGGTTTATCCATTCCATGATGGCTGGAACATCGCCTGCTTCATCATCCTCCTACTCTTCATCCTCACCGTCCTCTCCCTTGCCACGCTGGCTTTCCTCTACGAGCTGCTCGACTGTGGCTGCTTTGCAAAGTCCAAAACCGCCCATGACCGACGCAACCAGAACGATGAGGTTGTGTAG
- the smim18 gene encoding small integral membrane protein 18 isoform X3, giving the protein MSVSSSGAALVQQVYPFHDGWNIACFIILLLFILTVLSLATLAFLYELLDCGCFAKSKTAHDRRNQNDEVV; this is encoded by the coding sequence ATGAGTGTATCCAGCAGTGGAGCTGCGCTGGTGCAGCAGGTTTATCCATTCCATGATGGCTGGAACATCGCCTGCTTCATCATCCTCCTACTCTTCATCCTCACCGTCCTCTCCCTTGCCACGCTGGCTTTCCTCTACGAGCTGCTCGACTGTGGCTGCTTTGCAAAGTCCAAAACCGCCCATGACCGACGCAACCAGAACGATGAGGTTGTGTAG